One Dioscorea cayenensis subsp. rotundata cultivar TDr96_F1 chromosome 19, TDr96_F1_v2_PseudoChromosome.rev07_lg8_w22 25.fasta, whole genome shotgun sequence genomic window, GCCCTTCAATCAAATGACTGATTTCAGACAAGCCATAAAGATGGAAAGAATGTGGAAGTTTTCAAATGATTTTTGAAGCATGCAAACCTGAGGAAGCGAAATAATGAATTCATGAGCATTAGCTGCTTTGGCTGCCTCGATTACATCTTCTTTGGAGATGTTATCATCTGGCAAACCATATGCAATGTTTTCTCCCACAGATACTGAAAATAAGACTGGTTCCTGCAATAGTGAAATCAAGGTTCCAACTTTGAACAATTACTTAGAAGCCATAAGTTGGTGTCATTGCTCAAAGTTGGTTTACACCAAGGTTCTTTGCAGAAATTCTCTGAGGAAAATGACAATGGCCAAAGCATCACTGATATGATGTACTCATGCAATTCCATTTCAAGGATTGTTGCAGTTGGATTTTCAGATGAAGAAACGTGAGATATTATGAAAGCTGTTGGTTGAAAATACAGCTGTTCCGATGCCTCTAATcactaaaaagaaaagactCAAAGTTTCCCCATGAAAATTTAATATCTGAGGTGCTCAGAGAAGGGctttaacaaataaaagaatgaatataATTTGCCACAGCCACACACTAGCAAGAGTTCTATTTGTACCTGATTCACCAAAGAAACAGCACGAGCCCAGTCTCTTTTATCAAATATTCTCAAGTCCTCCCCTGCTACAGTTATGCGGCCTCTCGTAGGCTGCAAATGTTATAAACTATTTcacattgttttctttgtatATAGTGACACAGAAATCCTAAATTTCACACGCTGAAACTATAACTCACCTCATAAAACCGAGCCAATAGCTGTACAATGGTACTTTTCCCAGAACCACTAGGCCCTACAAGTGCGGTTACTTTTCCGCACTTAAGTGTCAAGTTTAGCCCACTTAAGACCTCGACATCAGATCTTAAGGGATAAGAGAAGCATACATCTGTCAATcagttataagaaaatattaccTGGCAAGTTTGAAATAGAACAGAGAAGCAAATGCTGGAAAGGAAAATCAGTTGTTTATCTAAACAACATTTAAGCCAATTAAGAAACTGATTAATTTGGGCATAGTCCATTGGAGCTGAATTCAATAAAACTGAAATCATATTACACAATGCTGTAGTAGACAGAATCAGAACTGGCTGAATAAACCAACTACACTCTGTTGTTACATGAATGACATGAGGATCACCACTCTAACACGAGGGTCATGCAAATTTCGGCAGAGTACGGATCAATCCCTCACGCTCATGAGCATGTATCAAAGAGACAAACAATATAGTTCAAAATGGTTAGCCAGATTTGGTGTTCAAACTATTTTACTTAATGGAATGTTATGGTGCACATCTGGTAAATTTTAGCAGCAACCCAAATCAAGGTGTTCAAGAAAGAGAATGTTGGATGCATATGACACTCTGGTCTTAGAAAGTTTGAAATAACTTTGCATTTGGTATTAAAATTTACAACTAGCATAGCTTAAGGAAGATTCCAATACATGtgcaagaaaaataagacatttTAAGGAAGACAATTTGCTTTGAACTTTAACTTCATCcgctttataaattttatgtgcCACCAAGAACTGTACTAAGTTCTGGCAAGGAAAATatacaattaaacaaaaataccaCCTTAAATTAGTAAGGGCAATTATGATAGAAAGAAAAGGTCATAGCTGAAACTGAAGAGTAAAGAATGCATCTCAGGATCACAGAAAGAGCACACTAGATCTGCAGTCTAATGTGTAGTTCCTATAATAATTAAGATGAAATTTTGCACATGCAAAAGGACTAAGACAAAGAACCTCAAGCAGGATCAGTGAACAGGATGGCAGGCAAGTGGAAAAATTCCAGATAGTCAACTTAGACATAAAATTGGGAATCCTTTAGAAAATTTGActtgaaaaatacaaaagcaTATACCTTCCAAACAAATGTCACCAGACCAAGCAAGGCTACACCCATTGGTAGCTGATCTTAGAGCAGACATGTAATGTGAATTTAAAACTGAAATTTTCTCAGAATAGTTATCTTTATTAAGTAATCCAAGGTCAGAATGGCCCAGCTCCTTATCTAGACCGAAAGCCAGGGCTTCATCAATTTCAGAAGCAGATATAACAGAATTAATCCGCTCAACTGCAGCAAATGTCCCACGAAGATCGCCAAGGGTGTTGATACCCCCTTGAACCTGTATTCCTTTTTTTATAgtgttatataataatatggaCAAAAGacttaaatttgaataaaacaGTTAAACCACTCACAGCAAAAGTTAATGTGAAAGTGTAACCAATGAAAGAAGCCATAATCCCAACAGATAATTCACCCTGAAATGAACATCACACATGTTATAAGCATCGGAAACGCTCAGATCACCTGATCAGCCCAAATTATCTGTGAAACAATTACATACATCATTCTTGCCAACATTCATTAACGAAAACAGAATAACAGATTCATTTGGGAAACCATTTGGAACTCTGTGTATCCATATATGCAATATATTGCTATCTACGTGAATGTTTGAAACTCATTATTAAAtcattatgataaataaaagcAATATCTGTCTGAGTGATcattaaacatatattatatttagtaGTCATCCTATTCAACCTTGCAATGGTCAAACAACATGGATTAACGCAccgaaattatgaaaaaaaagacaacacATCTGAAGCTCTTGCAATTACAAGGTGCAGAACAAGGAGAACATACAGGGAGGATTCGGTAAAACAAAGTACTTACTGCCTTAACTTTGCTTCCACCAAGACAATATAGTGCCAGTAAAGAAATATACACAACAATTCTTGTCACAGACTCATTTGCAGACTTCAGTGTGCCAAGTTTCATTCCACTACTCTCATAAGCAAATACCTGCAATGGTAAAGAGCAGGAGCATATCAACATCTCATAATTATTGAGATCTACCAGCCGTAAGCAACAAATCTTTACACTCTGCAAACATGAATGACACATTAAATATGTTTGCAACTTGATGCACTACTTAAAGCTACTTGTCCAATCATTTTTAAGAATAATACTATAATGTTTAGTACATTGAGAGAAAGCGACCTCTGTGAAGACTGTACTTctctatatattaaaaaatacattatttgaaacaaattttcatgaagaagaataaatttTCCAATGCATGAACTGCACAAGTGGCTTCAAAAGGAACACTTCTACTTCCTAAAATCCTGAGATATGAGATAACGATCTCCTTAGCCCTGATTGTGATAATCCTCTAGCTGATAATGTGCTCTGAATACTAGTGATTCATTCAACACAAGAGCAGATTTCCACCCACACATTCTCGTTGGACAGCCATGACATTAATATACTAGGTGAGTGACTGAGTCTCAGGCATGCCTCAAAGCTTTATAATAAACTTAGTCAAATGGTTCTGCATTACAGCTTGTTGTGCAAGTGAAAAAAACTGGTGATTTCACAATCAGCAGATGTAGTTCACATTCTCCCATGAGGAAAAATATTAAGGTGCAACTGATGGCTATGAAGTTTTTAAATCTTTCAACAAATGTTTGACATAAATTAAGTAGGCCATCATTCAAGCTTTGTCAAAACTCAAAATTAGTGAGAAATAACTTTCAGATCAAATTTTGTTGCTCCATCAAGAATTTTGCTACCATGAATTTACATGCAAAAACGTCTCAATTTTCAAGCATCAAAGAGCCTCTAATCATTCTGTCGCAGGTTCATCCAATATCTGTGCATTTTTTAGCACCTCACATTCAAGATTGCACAACATTCATACTCTACATTCTGTTTGGGTGAAATCTTCAACCTGAGATTGATTTCAGTGAAAGAGGGAAGTATTCCACAGGATAGGATAGCAGTAAAACTTATTTGGCTAAAAAGTAAAGGAAACCCAAATGTACCAATCAAAGGAAATGGTTAAATAGCTGGAAATTTGAAGCCAAATAAGAACTTGCGGCAAGCTACCTACGCATCATTCTTGCATTTAAAGGAAATAGTTAAATTGAATAACCATTTCTTATTAGAAATTGTAATAGTTGTTAGTCCAATATAACCATGTATAGCTGTTGTAATATTTCATGGTTATTTCTTAATAACTATTGTAATAGTTGTTACTCCAATATAGCTATTGTAATAGTTCATTTTTTATGTCTATCACCCCACTCACcttattttcacaattttggTATTGCACCTTGTCATATTTCATGATTAATATAACAATTTCAGCATCATTTGATTTCCCAGAAAGACTAAGGCAAAATGGAATCTTCAATACAGATGAGTTCATGTAGGTCTCTCTTAAGAGTTTATGGAATGCCAAGTAATTTCTGTGAAAATAATTGATCCTTACCAGCTTCTCAAATAAAGATATCTGCTTCTTTTCACCTACAAATGATCGAACCtttaagaaaaaggaaaaaaacaatttagaTAATTGGACTATGAGCAATACCATCATTAATTGGAAGCTTGGAACCTTAAGCACATGTCCAACAAAGATATTATTTTGAATACTTGGCCCAATAAGGAGGAGGTTGGGATTAAACAGTGAACAATGGAAACTCACCGTACGAATGGCTGAAAAGGTTTCACTTGCAAAATCAGATATCCTCGCTTGGGCCATTCCATGAGATTTAAAAACAGGAATTGTAGATCGCTTGAAAATAGCTATTGCACAGGGAGAACACATCAATGTGGAATTAAATGATTGTAATACATTAATAACGTCGGGTGCATATTATAGTGCTACAAAATACAGCATAAGATGGCCCTCTATTTATCAAACCACACAGATGGCTGCATTCAGACTTAAAGAACagctttattttaattgataaagGGAAAGTTTATTGGTAAAACTCAAAGACTAGCAAAAATACTTCTtccttgagatatatatatatatatatataaagaaaaatataaaaagaagtgAAGATACTCATAAGCATAAATATGGAAAAACAAGATCCTTCGAAATCTTTTGATAGGTACCTGCGAGAATGGACACAGAAAGCATCAACAGGCCAAGAAGAGGAGCAAGTTGTATTGATAGCGAAAAGAGTATGCAAATGGTACCAATAACCTGAATGGAGATAAAGAGTAAATGATAAATAGAATAATGCTCAGAAAGATTGACAGGCAGAGAGAAGCACATGTTTTAGAAATATCAGGTGATTGGCAAGATATGCTAATTCCACCAGCAGCATGGTGGCACAAGATAAGCTActcaaaaaaagagaaaaatctgATGTTTCAATGTAATCTAGTTCAAACTTAaagaaatatttacaaaaaattttaCCTCAGAAAGTGCCCTAAGCCCCCGATCCCGTGAAACATTTTCACTAACTACATCTTTTAGTGAGCCCAAATCAGATGTCAACAAACCAGTCAATTCACCAACCTGTTAAACACCAAAAGCATGTGCGTGATAAGTGCATAACAAATGGCTAGAAGAGCTCCAAAAGCATGacacaaaacatcaaaaacaatTAACCACTTTATGTTAAAGTGCAGAGGACGTAATAGTAATGGAAGTGGGCATTATCAGACTGAAAATCAGAAGCAAGATGAGACTATATCTTAGttgaatttaatatttgtgtaaCAGacttcaaacaaattaaactaagGACAAATGGATAGAGAATTGCACCTTAAAACGGTCAAAAAATTCCACCTGCACCAAGGAGAAGATAAAAGATCAGACAACAAAACCCCACATAAGAAGATGAAAACCAAATATgatccaaaatatcaaaatcataaaaataattacatctAAAAGTAGCATATAGTTTCATAGCCTTAAAATGCAGTGAACAAACCATTTAGTATTTAATGAACCCATTTTTTCTCTTCTGCTGCAAAGAAAAAGTTCACATTTTGTAAGTGAACATTTCAAATAAGCATATTCATGCATGATGTTCAGTTCTCATTACAGTCCATATCAAGGAGGGCACTTCGAACAAAACTGTACCTTCTGAACCAATATCCTTCTGAAAATCTGGCCCCTAAGGCTTGCCATCACTTTTTCCCACATAGCAGTcatatttataacaaaaataatagtaaaaattgGCTCCAGAACATACAAAACAGCAATCTTTGAAAGCAGGATCCATAGAGGCTCAGGTCGTCTTCCTACAagtatttcaaaaaattttcctGCAAGGTTTTGCAACACCTTAAATTAAGATGACCAATGCCATGAAATAAATCTCAATAAATGATAAACGATAAACGAGTTGACCAAGTTTAAGACAGCAACTATGCAGCTCAACCAAGCACAAAATTAACAGAATCATTCATCTCTGaataaaagaatactaaaaGGGAGTTCCTTTGATTTCTCACTCACTGGTGCAAATACGAGAAAAAATGACATCATTTTATTTCAATGGTCAAAGAGATTGAATTTGCCACCCTCTCATAACAGCTAATGCACAAAGTTCTTCAAAGAAAATTTCAGCCTTTTCCTTTTGAGTATTCAACATACCTGAAAGCAAAGGCATCGAGAGCGTGCACGAGGTACACCCGACCAGAGAAATAATCGCCATAACAATCCTGAGCTTGTGACGGGCAAGCAAAGGCCAGATGACCGCCCAGCTAATGGCGGCAGGCGACGTGGAAACCGTCGGCGATACGGGTAGCTCAAGGTTGGGGCCTTTATCAATGGAATCAGGATCGGAGGCTGGGGCAGTGACATACGCGGCCCGGGAACGACCGGAGCTGAAACCTGGGTGCTGGAGCTGTGGGCGAGATCGCGGGAAGCGCAGGAAGGTCGGAGAAGAGCCAATGAAGGAGAGACTTCGAGGATTGAGCTCTCGGCGGCGCGAGGAATGGAGGAGAGAAGAGAGGGGGAGGTGGGTGGCTGCTGCCATTGGGGCCTTCGTCCCGCCCTTGCTTTCGTTGTGGATTATTTGGAGGGAGACActtgattaaattaaattaattaataattaaaatagttttgCATTCTACACCCTTGGAAAGTTCAAAATTTAGCCCCCTGTTCCATcgattgttcttgttcttgaaaacagAAAGGAGTATTCAgcaaaagattaaaatttaaggattttcagAGAAGAATAAATGGatttagataattaaataatatttatagaatttaaacacttaactaatatttaatgaaaatggGAAATATCATGTTTAAAGAACAAAGTAAATCAAAGCGGGTGGAGGACTCCAACTAGGACAGTACTGCAAAGGCCTGACTTGCACGTTTGGGTGACTAATAACACTGGTGGTGGTTGTTTGTTAGCATCACTGTCACAACAAGGTGACATATTTATCCATACTCTACTTCTGATGTTTTAgagttgaatattttttacaattaaatcTATCCGAATATCCTAGAAAACAACTGGagcataataataatcaatgtaCAAAGTTATTAATCTTGAACgagaaacaattaaaattcaaatgttaGTGAAAAACTAAGTTTTTACCTTCATGGTTGATAAATTAGTTTTATCCACTTCAATTATCATATAAAGAAGGCCCTTTCCAAACAAAAGAGAACTCAAGGAATACAAGCATCAAATAGGCAAAAACTTGGATGAAACTTCCCAAATATCCACAAGAATTTAGCAAAAGATGACAAAATTCACACTTGTAATTTCAGGAGTTTTGAGCAGCCTATTTCTTTTGAAAGACAAGTGTGAATGCTCTGATTACATCCTAGCAATCAGAGAGGCAAACCATGCCTAAACAAACAGAAAAAGTTATGGATAATGAAAACAAGCACAAACAACAGCCACACAAACCGGTCCTGGAGGTCGAGAGGGAGTGAACAAACACCAGAAGCCCACAACCTCATACAAATTCCAAAATAATGAAAGTTGTAGCAGAAATGATGCCCTAGCCAAGATAATATACAGTGAGGGGGGAATGGCAAGAATCAGGGCACCAACCCGAGATCCTTGAAGTACTCATGCTCTAGAGCTTGCCGAGCGGTGATTCTTTTACTTGGTTCCAGGCGGAGCATTTTCTAGCAATCACAAAATACTGACTAATCAGTTCTCCAGCAATTTTCATTGACATATGAACTATATCTGCAAAATTGGAAACTAGCACTGGGCAGTTTGACTACCTGGTAGACAATCTGAACACTGACTAAATGAGACCAGAGTGATATTACTATATAGTTCCAGCCTTGCATTAGAAATTCAGGCGCAGCACATAGTTCAGGCAACGTTAATTCATTCGAAGATCAAACAGAGTTTTTGGGAATAAATGACAGTAACATGGAAAAAATTATCTAAACTTAATCACATGTATATGCAAGTGAAATGTTCATTCAGTgatcaaaattttcatcaattttttgtcatagcaaccaaacaaagcaaactaactGTTGAACTCCATGAACACTCCACATTTGTCAAAATGAACGCAGATATACACAATTTCTGGCATATTCTACACTAATAGTCTAACATATCCCGCatatgaatttca contains:
- the LOC120250197 gene encoding ABC transporter B family member 28 isoform X3 gives rise to the protein MVEFFDRFKVGELTGLLTSDLGSLKDVVSENVSRDRGLRALSEVIGTICILFSLSIQLAPLLGLLMLSVSILAAIFKRSTIPVFKSHGMAQARISDFASETFSAIRTVRSFVGEKKQISLFEKLVFAYESSGMKLGTLKSANESVTRIVVYISLLALYCLGGSKVKAGELSVGIMASFIGYTFTLTFAVQGGINTLGDLRGTFAAVERINSVISASEIDEALAFGLDKELGHSDLGLLNKDNYSEKISVLNSHYMSALRSATNGCSLAWSGDICLEDVCFSYPLRSDVEVLSGLNLTLKCGKVTALVGPSGSGKSTIVQLLARFYEPTRGRITVAGEDLRIFDKRDWARAVSLVNQEPVLFSVSVGENIAYGLPDDNISKEDVIEAAKAANAHEFIISLPQGYDTPVGERGGLLSGGQRQRIAIARAILKNAPILILDEATSALDAVSERLVQEALNHLMKGRTTLVIAHRLSTVQNADQIALCANGKIAELGTHSELLARGGQYASLVGTQRLAFE
- the LOC120250197 gene encoding ABC transporter B family member 28 isoform X2, which codes for MLLLDVEFFDRFKVGELTGLLTSDLGSLKDVVSENVSRDRGLRALSEVIGTICILFSLSIQLAPLLGLLMLSVSILAAIFKRSTIPVFKSHGMAQARISDFASETFSAIRTVRSFVGEKKQISLFEKLVFAYESSGMKLGTLKSANESVTRIVVYISLLALYCLGGSKVKAGELSVGIMASFIGYTFTLTFAVQGGINTLGDLRGTFAAVERINSVISASEIDEALAFGLDKELGHSDLGLLNKDNYSEKISVLNSHYMSALRSATNGCSLAWSGDICLEDVCFSYPLRSDVEVLSGLNLTLKCGKVTALVGPSGSGKSTIVQLLARFYEPTRGRITVAGEDLRIFDKRDWARAVSLVNQEPVLFSVSVGENIAYGLPDDNISKEDVIEAAKAANAHEFIISLPQGYDTPVGERGGLLSGGQRQRIAIARAILKNAPILILDEATSALDAVSERLVQEALNHLMKGRTTLVIAHRLSTVQNADQIALCANGKIAELGTHSELLARGGQYASLVGTQRLAFE
- the LOC120250197 gene encoding ABC transporter B family member 28 isoform X1, which gives rise to MAAATHLPLSSLLHSSRRRELNPRSLSFIGSSPTFLRFPRSRPQLQHPGFSSGRSRAAYVTAPASDPDSIDKGPNLELPVSPTVSTSPAAISWAVIWPLLARHKLRIVMAIISLVGCTSCTLSMPLLSGKFFEILVGRRPEPLWILLSKIAVLYVLEPIFTIIFVINMTAMWEKVMASLRGQIFRRILVQKVEFFDRFKVGELTGLLTSDLGSLKDVVSENVSRDRGLRALSEVIGTICILFSLSIQLAPLLGLLMLSVSILAAIFKRSTIPVFKSHGMAQARISDFASETFSAIRTVRSFVGEKKQISLFEKLVFAYESSGMKLGTLKSANESVTRIVVYISLLALYCLGGSKVKAGELSVGIMASFIGYTFTLTFAVQGGINTLGDLRGTFAAVERINSVISASEIDEALAFGLDKELGHSDLGLLNKDNYSEKISVLNSHYMSALRSATNGCSLAWSGDICLEDVCFSYPLRSDVEVLSGLNLTLKCGKVTALVGPSGSGKSTIVQLLARFYEPTRGRITVAGEDLRIFDKRDWARAVSLVNQEPVLFSVSVGENIAYGLPDDNISKEDVIEAAKAANAHEFIISLPQGYDTPVGERGGLLSGGQRQRIAIARAILKNAPILILDEATSALDAVSERLVQEALNHLMKGRTTLVIAHRLSTVQNADQIALCANGKIAELGTHSELLARGGQYASLVGTQRLAFE